The Cryptomeria japonica chromosome 9, Sugi_1.0, whole genome shotgun sequence DNA segment ttataaaataattttttaatcaaattaataattcttatatttaattgtatttaatttatttatgttttataatatttttatgatTTAGTTGTTAATCATTTGTTTGGTTGAACATCATGATCAATTATTTTTTGAAATTAAAGATGATGGATTTTTGAAAGGGCCCAAACCCTTATCTACAAATCATAAAGGATAAGACAATGAAGTCCAACAAAACAATAAAGAGCAACAGCAAGAGACAAACAGGTCTAAAGCTAAATTACAACAACACATAATCAGTGATAAAGCTGGAAGTAACAATAACAGATTTAGCAACTCAAAAACCAATCAAATATAGATGGTTTGAAACCAATTTACATGATGACCAATGATGATCAATTCTCGGATAAATGGTAGGATCAGGCTTTGTTTCATTTTTTAAATTAGCTGATGTTGTTGTAGTTTGTTTAGATGATTTCTAGATTTGACCATGATCAATTTAACAGAGTCAAATCCAGAAATCATCTAAGCAAGTATCATTGATGGAGGCCCTAATTTAGGACATAGgcattaaaattatttttatttttttactgtAAACATCTCAAATCTGTTGCTAGGGTCTATTAAACATCTCAAATCTGTGGCTAGGGTCTATCATCCTCAATGTGAAATCGAAGAGAATTCACAATTGATATATTATTTCCTTTCTTACTCTAAAAATAGTCATAAGAAAAGATCTGATTTACCATTAAATATCTCTTTCCATGTGTTTTTATATAGATAATATTCTTAAAAAGATTCAAAGATAATTTACCAGCATTCCTTATTCTACCCATATCTGCTTATAAGCATTTCTATTGGTTTTTGGTGCAGCACTATCACACAAGCTAAAAGTTTAGCTTCTTGGTATTGCAACTATTAACTGAACTATTAATCAATTTTTTGCagttaaaaattaaatttcaatgAGGAAAGGACTTAAATAGTCCAGTGAGTTTGAATGAatgtatttgttattttttttttgattgataatgGGCCATAGccatataataattttattaataaaaatttatttttacaAGTTCAGTTCggtgtgggcaccagtaggaaagaaccgaacgaagaaaacctccggtcttgccCATATATAATTCCAAAATGTACAAATTGTTCTCTATGGACTTAGATCATATCACAGATCAACCCTAGGTTGCAAACAATGAGGAATGGAGAACTTTTACAATCGGACCACCATAGCTGTGGTTAGGCTTCTTGGCCATTACAAAAAATATAGAGATTGGATGGTATTTTGCCACAAATACTTATATCAGTAGAAGAAAGAGTCCCAGATGAGAGATCAGACTAAACTGTTGTAGCATGCATAAAGACTTCCAGGCTTCGGGGAGAGATAACTGAAGCTTTATATaaaaaacctgtaaaacaaacatACAAAGCCTTTCCCTGCATACTATAAATGTTAGTGAAAAGTTAGTGTAAAACAACTTTGAGGAAGTTAGATCTTAATGGCACCAAAAGTAATACGTAGTCTCCCATGAGTAAAAAGTAGAGCCCATTAAACCAACTAATAACATATCTGATTAATCCTCTCCTCGAGGAGTGAAAGGAGGCATTGAAGGAGCAAATTGGCTTCTTGCACATCCACTAGGTCCATGACCCCTTTCTGGAGAATATTTTCACTTAAAGATTAAAGCCACGAAGATTGTTGTTATCCTCCCACCAATGTAGAGAAATACCTTCTGCTGCAGATTTTGAGAGCTCATTTGCTTCTGTATTAGCCTCTCTATAGACATGTTTTGAAACAAAATTGTCTAACTTGGTCAAATTCTCTAAAATACTATCAAGTATTGCCTGTAGTCTCCAGTTTGGAATTCTCCTTGTTTTGATTGCTTTAATTGCTATCGCTGAATCTCCCTCAACTATAAGATTTTTGATCCCATGTTTGTGATAGTCTATTAAGCCTAGGTGCAAGGCTTTGAACTCTGCTATATTGTTAGCATCTGGTGGCATTGGCATGGCCATCTTGCCAACTATTGTCCCTTTGTGATCCCTTATCACATTTTCTATGCCAGATGCACCTGGATTTCCttttgaggctccatcaaagtttaacttgagCCAACCCTGTTTTGGAGGAGACCATTTAGCATTCGCTCTTGCACTAGTTTTTTCCCCCAATGAAGGAGGAATCTTGATTCCAATCCAATTGCATCTGATATTGTCATCCCAGGATGAGAACACTTTGTTGGAATCTGTTGAGAAGGCTAATTTGTAGTTTATTGTCTCAACAATAGATGTTTCAATTGAGGATAAGACTGATTCAAATCTTCTTGCTTTGTCATAAAAAAGTGTTCTATTCCTCTCTTTCCAGATATCCCACACAAGGCAGGAAGGAGAGATTTCTAGAATCTGGCTTAAGGTGCTTTCCTTGAATGGTAGAGGCCAACATTGAAAAAGTGAGACTATGTCATTAGGGAGAGCTATTATCTAGCCGAGTTTTGCACATAGTCATCGCCAACATTTTGAGGTGAATGGACAATTTAGAAGGAGGTGATCTATTGTTTCTACTTAAGCTTTACACAAAATGCATCTAGAGGGTCCCTCATAGCCCATCTTGGTGAATCTTTGTGCGGTGAGGATCTTCTTTTTGAATGTTAGCCATGCAAAAATACCTTTCTTTGGGATGTTCTTACTGTTCCAATAGAGTTTTTGAGGGATTACTTGATCCTCCTGTTCTCCATAGTTTTCTAAAACCTTGTAACCATCTTTAGCATTATATTGGCCTGTTTTGGAAGAGGCCCATACTAGAGAATCCTTTCCTATTATGGGATTTAGACTTCTAGCTCTAATAAGGTCTGATAATTGACTTATTTCATTGATAGAAATAGGTAAACCCTCCATTTGCTTCCATCTCCAGCCCTGTATGTTGTTATCCTTGTTAATTTCCATATAATCACTAATCCGAGTTCCTCAATGCTGTTGTAGCCATTGTTTAGTTGTTGGTATGTTTAGAATACTATCAATGCTTGGGTATCCTCCCCATGAGTCTTCCCAAAAGAGGCTAGAGGATCCATCGTGGACATCCCAAGATATGGAGTTTGCAATTAGGTTTTTGCATTTGACAATGAAATTCCAGATCCTGGATCCTTTTGGGTGGGAAATAGATCTCAGGAGGTTATGAGATTCTCCATCTACAAGGTATTTTGTAGCCATCATCTTGACCCATCTTGCTTTGGGGTCTTTAAGGATCTTCCATACTAGTTTTGCTCCCAAGGCCTTGTTCTGTAATAGTAGATTTATGATTCCTAAACCTCCTAGGGACTTCAGTTTGATGATTTTGTCCCATGAAATTAGAGCTATTTTCTGTTTTTCTTTAGTGTTTTGCTAGAAGAAGTTTCTCATCTTTTTAATGATAAAAGAATTTACACCAGTGGAGAGAGAAAGATAAGATTAAAGGTAGATGGGAAAAACAAAGATGACTTCTTGGAGCATAACTAGTCTTCCTGCCCATGAAAGCCACTTCCCTTTCCAAGAGTTGATATTCCAATCCATCTTTATTTTAAGGGGGTCCCATAACTTTGAACTTCTCAGTCCTTTGTCAATTGGAATGCCCAGGTAAATACAATGAAGATTGCCTATTTTGTAGTTAAAGATTCTTTGGATCTTTTTTTCTAAGGGGACTGGGGTGGAGAAAAAGAAAATTTTT contains these protein-coding regions:
- the LOC131858375 gene encoding uncharacterized protein LOC131858375, whose protein sequence is MEINKDNNIQGWRWKQMEGLPISINEISQLSDLIRARSLNPIIGKDSLVWASSKTGQYNAKDGYKVLENYGEQEDQVIPQKLYWNSKNIPKKDSNKVFSSWDDNIRCNWIGIKIPPSLGEKTSARANAKWSPPKQGWLKLNFDGASKGNPGASGIENVIRDHKGTIVGKMAMPMPPDANNIAEFKALHLGLIDYHKHGIKNLIVEGDSAIAIKAIKTRRIPNWRLQAILDSILENLTKLDNFVSKHVYREANTEANELSKSAAEGISLHWWEDNNNLRGFNL